From Peromyscus maniculatus bairdii isolate BWxNUB_F1_BW_parent chromosome 8, HU_Pman_BW_mat_3.1, whole genome shotgun sequence, a single genomic window includes:
- the LOC102924596 gene encoding polyunsaturated fatty acid lipoxygenase ALOX15-like, with product MGVYHICVCTGRSIYAGTGNEIHMWLVGEHGEASLGKVLRPWRNSEEEFQVEVSEYLGALLFVKVQKWHYLTDDAWFCNWISVRGPGDQGAEYRFPCYRWVQGTSILSIPEGTGCTVVEDTQGLFRKHREEELEERRSLYKWGNWKAGPILNVAATSLSDLPVDERFREDKRFEFEASQVLGKTDVLFNFPLNTLTCWKDLDDFKWVFKTGHTKLAEQVRRSWKEDALFGYQFLNGANPMLLRRSTGIPSRLVFPPGMEELQAQLQEELEKGTLFEADFFLLDRIKANVIFFSQQYLAAPLVMLKLQPDGQLLPIAIQLELPKTGATPPPIFTPEDPPVDWLLAKCWVRSCDFQLHELQSHLLRGHLVAEVFSVATMRSLPAVHPVFKLLVPHQLYTLEINVRARNDLISTRGFFDKAMSTGGEGHLDLLKQAGALLTYTSLCPPDDLAERGLLDVQSSFYAKDALRLWDIINRYVVGMFDLHYKTDEAVRADYELQNWCREITEIGLQGAQDRGFPTSLQSRAQACHFITMCIFTCTAQHSSVHLGQLDWFYWVPNAPCTMRLPPPTTKDATMEKLMATLPNPHQSTLQINVIWLLGKRQAVMVPLGQHSEEHFQNITPDLSFHSATTGPSGA from the exons ATGGGTGTCTACCACATCTGTGTCTGCACTGGGCGCTCGATATACGCGGGCACCGGAAATGAGATTCACATGTGGCTGGTAGGAGAGCATGGGGAGGCATCTCTCGGGAAGGTGCTACGACCCTGGCGGAACTCG GAGGAGGAATTCCAGGTGGAGGTGTCAGAATACCTGGGCGCGCTGCTGTTCGTGAAAGTGCAAAAATGGCATTACCTTACGGATGACGCCTGGTTCTGCAACTGGATCTCCGTGAGGGGCCCCGGAGACCAAGGAGCAGAGTACAGGTTCCCCTGTTACCGATGGGTGCAGGGCACCAGCATCCTGAGCATCCCCGAGGGCACTG GCTGCACCGTGGTTGAAGACACTCAAGGCCTGTTCAGGAAGCATAGAGAAGAGGagctggaagagagaaggagCCTGTACAA GTGGGGCAACTGGAAGGCTGGCCCTATCCTGAACGTGGCGGCGACCAGCTTGTCTGACCTCCCTGTAGACGAGCGATTTCGAGAGGACAAGAGGTTTGAATTCGAAGCTTCGCAGGTTTTGGG GAAAACAGATGTCCTTTTCAACTTTCCTCTAAATACTTTGACCTGCTGGAAAGACCTGGATGACTTCAAATGGGTTTTCAAGACTGGCCACACCAAGCTGGCTG AACAGGTTCGGAGGTCCTGGAAAGAGGATGCTTTATTTGGGTACCAGTTTCTCAATGGTGCTAACCCCATGCTGCTGCGGCGGTCCACTGGTATTCCTTCCCGACTGGTGTTCCCTCCGGGGATGGAGGAGCTGCAAGCTCAGCTGCAAGAGGAGCTCGAG AAAGGCACTCTGTTTGAAGCCGATTTCTTCCTCCTGGACAGGATCAAGGCCAACGTCATCTTCTTCAGCCAGCAGTACCTGGCTGCCCCTCTTGTCATGCTGAAGCTGCAGCCCGACGGGCAACTCTTGCCCATAGCCATCCAG CTTGAACTGCCCAAAACTGGGGCCACCCCACCACCAATTTTCACACCCGAGGATCCTCCGGTGGACTGGCTCCTGGCCAAATGCTGGGTCCGTAGCTGTGACTTTCAGCTGCATGAGCTACAGTCTCACCTCCTGAGGGGACATTTGGTGGCTGAAGTCTTTTCTGTGGCCACCATGAGGTCCCTGCCTGCGGTGCATCCTGTTTTTAAG CTTCTAGTTCCTCACCAGCTCTACACCTTGGAGATTAACGTCCGGGCCAGGAATGATCTGATCTCAACGAGAGGTTTTTTTGACAAG GCAATGAGCACAGGTGGAGAGGGCCACCTGGATCTTCTCAAGCAAGCTGGAGCCTTGCTGACCTACACCTCATTGTGCCCTCCTGATGACTTGGCTGAGCGGGGGCTCCTGGATGTCCAGTCTAGCTTCTATGCTAAGGATGCCCTGCGACTCTGGGACATCATAAATCG GTATGTGGTGGGAATGTTTGATCTCCACTACAAGACTGACGAGGCCGTGAGAGCGGACTATGAGCTGCAGAACTGGTGTCGAGAGATCACTGAAATTGGGCTGCAAGGTGCCCAGGACAGAG GGTTTCCCACCTCTCTCCAGTCCCGGGCTCAAGCTTGCCACTTCATCACCATGTGCATCTTCACCTGCACGGCTCAGCACTCCTCCGTCCATCTAGGCCAG CTGGATTGGTTCTATTGGGTACCTAATGCACCCTGTACCATGAGGCTGCCTCCACCCACCACCAAGGATGCGACCATGGAAAAGCTGATGGCCACATTGCCCAACCCTCATCAGTCTACTCTCCAGATAAACGTCATTTGGCTTCTGGGCAAACGCCAGGCTGTTATG GTGCCCCTGGGCCAGCATTCAGAGGAACACTTTCAAAACATAactcctgacctcagtttccacTCAGCAACCACGGGACCTTCAGGGGCCTGA